Proteins encoded within one genomic window of uncultured Draconibacterium sp.:
- a CDS encoding RNA polymerase sigma-70 factor: MTFSDREIFEKIKNGDDAAFSQLFDETYPSLCFFVNKYLSDLDKSRSLVQEFFVDLWINHSKINVPHTPKSYLFNSVKNKTIDFLRKEKRIGMVGEPNENQESTPFRDLVEEAELDNRINQSIQDLPKKCREIFVLCRFEGLKYAEIAQKLDISVKTVEMQMGIALKKLRKNLSDYQMFNLLVFVFSKKN, from the coding sequence ATGACATTTTCGGACAGAGAAATATTCGAAAAAATAAAAAATGGGGATGATGCGGCATTCAGTCAGCTGTTTGACGAAACCTATCCTTCGCTTTGTTTTTTTGTAAATAAGTATCTTTCCGACTTGGACAAATCAAGATCACTGGTTCAGGAATTTTTTGTCGACCTCTGGATCAATCATTCCAAAATAAATGTTCCGCACACTCCAAAATCGTACCTTTTCAATTCGGTTAAGAACAAAACAATCGATTTTCTGCGAAAAGAAAAACGAATTGGCATGGTTGGCGAACCTAATGAAAACCAGGAGTCAACGCCGTTTCGCGATTTGGTTGAAGAAGCCGAATTAGATAACAGGATCAACCAATCGATTCAGGATTTGCCAAAAAAGTGTCGCGAGATATTCGTCCTTTGTCGTTTCGAGGGATTAAAATATGCCGAAATTGCCCAAAAACTCGACATCTCCGTTAAAACGGTTGAAATGCAAATGGGAATTGCATTAAAAAAATTACGTAAAAATCTTTCTGATTACCAGATGTTTAATCTTCTGGTGTTTGTTTTTTCAAAAAAAAATTAA
- a CDS encoding FecR domain-containing protein: MNELSHNLDVDGLSAKFLSGNMSSEEQKEFQTWLDNSEENKEAFLKNKKVWEQTQHQLVSEKIAEDKVNVLRKLHAHQTRILSRSRRQLLIYKLAAVMAIPLTFAISWYFLNTGSVEQPQLTQTICEVTAPKGHVAKCILPDGSEIWVNTGSSVTYDASSFSGNVREVELTGEAYFEVAKNVEKPFTVKTAMANILVTGTSFNVKAYSGSDVFETILAEGGIDMKLNNSTTNQQISLVPGERAVYTGETNKVAIDTVEPEFFTSWRNGELLFKDATLNDLVVELERIYDIDFHITDEKLGQFRFRGMFSYNNNLIEALEKIKRTAQIDYRIENKEVWLTKTE; this comes from the coding sequence GTGAACGAGCTAAGTCATAACTTGGATGTAGATGGCCTTTCGGCTAAATTTCTTTCTGGCAACATGTCATCGGAAGAACAGAAAGAATTTCAAACCTGGCTGGATAATTCTGAGGAAAACAAAGAGGCTTTTCTGAAAAACAAAAAAGTTTGGGAGCAAACTCAGCACCAACTTGTTTCGGAAAAAATTGCGGAGGACAAAGTAAATGTACTTCGCAAACTTCATGCGCACCAAACCAGAATTCTATCTCGTTCGCGTCGTCAACTACTCATTTACAAACTTGCGGCTGTTATGGCAATTCCGCTAACCTTTGCCATCAGTTGGTATTTCTTAAATACCGGCAGTGTAGAACAACCGCAATTAACACAAACAATTTGCGAAGTAACTGCGCCCAAGGGGCATGTTGCAAAATGTATCCTTCCCGATGGGTCGGAAATTTGGGTGAACACAGGTTCGTCCGTTACCTACGATGCCAGTTCTTTTAGTGGCAACGTTCGTGAGGTGGAATTAACCGGTGAAGCCTATTTCGAGGTGGCAAAAAATGTGGAAAAACCGTTTACTGTTAAAACGGCAATGGCTAACATTCTTGTTACCGGAACATCGTTTAATGTAAAAGCCTATTCTGGCAGCGATGTTTTTGAGACTATTTTAGCCGAAGGTGGTATTGATATGAAACTAAACAACAGTACCACTAATCAGCAAATCAGTTTGGTACCAGGAGAAAGAGCTGTTTATACAGGCGAAACAAACAAGGTGGCTATCGATACCGTGGAACCTGAATTTTTTACCTCGTGGAGAAATGGCGAATTGCTATTTAAGGATGCTACACTCAACGATTTGGTTGTTGAATTGGAACGCATTTACGACATCGATTTTCATATCACAGATGAGAAATTGGGGCAGTTTCGTTTCAGGGGAATGTTTAGCTACAACAACAACCTGATTGAAGCTTTGGAGAAAATTAAAAGAACGGCACAGATTGATTATCGCATTGAAAATAAGGAAGTATGGCTGACTAAAACTGAGTGA